In Leptospiraceae bacterium, a genomic segment contains:
- the rplB gene encoding 50S ribosomal protein L2: MGIRKFKPTTSSTRFKSTLDFSEITADKPHKSLVEVLNYKAGRGHDGKISVRRRGGRVKRKYRIIDFKRRKTDIQATVKAIEYDPNRSANVALICYADGVYSYILSPEGLKVGDVVQSGLKSEIKLGNAMPLDMIPPGTNIHNIELQIGRGGQLARAAGTYAVISGRDGDYVSIKLPSGEIRKIRKECYATVGVIGNKDWNLVSIGKAGKSRWLGRRPKVRGVVMNPIDHPHGGGEGRTSGGRHPVSPTGVPTKGYKTRKKSKTSSKFILQGRKRNRSRGN, from the coding sequence ATGGGTATTCGTAAGTTTAAACCAACTACTTCTTCTACCAGATTCAAATCTACCCTTGATTTTTCTGAGATTACAGCAGATAAACCTCATAAGTCTCTTGTTGAGGTTTTAAATTATAAAGCCGGTAGAGGCCATGATGGAAAAATCTCTGTTCGCCGTAGAGGTGGAAGAGTTAAAAGAAAATACAGAATTATTGATTTTAAAAGAAGAAAAACTGATATTCAGGCTACCGTAAAAGCAATCGAATATGATCCGAACAGAAGTGCCAATGTGGCTTTAATCTGTTATGCCGATGGTGTTTATTCTTATATTTTATCTCCGGAAGGCTTAAAAGTAGGTGATGTAGTTCAATCCGGTCTGAAATCAGAGATAAAACTTGGAAATGCAATGCCTCTGGATATGATCCCTCCGGGAACTAACATCCATAATATCGAGCTTCAAATTGGTAGGGGAGGACAGCTTGCCAGAGCTGCCGGAACATATGCCGTTATCTCCGGTAGAGACGGAGATTATGTAAGTATCAAGCTTCCATCCGGTGAAATTCGCAAAATTCGTAAAGAATGTTATGCAACTGTCGGGGTTATTGGAAATAAAGACTGGAACCTTGTAAGTATAGGTAAAGCCGGAAAGAGTCGTTGGCTTGGTAGACGTCCGAAAGTAAGAGGGGTGGTAATGAACCCTATCGATCACCCGCATGGTGGTGGGGAAGGTAGAACCTCCGGAGGCCGTCACCCGGTGAGTCCAACAGGTGTTCCGACAAAAGGTTATAAGACCAGGAAAAAGTCAAAAACCAGTAGTAAATTCATCCTTCAGGGAAGAAAGCGTAATAGGAGTAGAGGGAACTAA
- the rplW gene encoding 50S ribosomal protein L23 yields the protein MHLENVIISPLLTEKSQQTEAIGEANQKRMKKYTFRIHPDANKIMVKQAIFKMFQIKPDSVNIVNCRGKNKKFRNIATRGPRWKKAIVTFNNGAELQLTKGA from the coding sequence ATGCATCTTGAGAATGTGATTATCTCTCCATTGCTGACTGAAAAAAGTCAACAAACCGAAGCCATTGGTGAAGCAAACCAGAAGAGAATGAAAAAATATACCTTTCGTATTCATCCTGATGCTAATAAGATTATGGTGAAACAGGCTATTTTTAAAATGTTCCAGATAAAACCTGACTCTGTTAATATAGTGAATTGCAGGGGTAAGAATAAAAAATTCAGGAACATTGCAACGAGAGGCCCGCGTTGGAAGAAAGCTATAGTAACTTTCAATAACGGTGCTGAATTGCAACTTACCAAAGGAGCATAA
- the rplD gene encoding 50S ribosomal protein L4, whose protein sequence is MKALKYSAEGKQIGEVELPPSIFNSVVSEGAIYDAIKAENANLRSGNHSTKDRSEVSGGGKKPWAQKGTGRARQGSSRAPHWTGGGIVHGPKKRDYSIKLSRNVKRKAVVSILNKKASDSRIKIIEDLKIEEFSTKKVFNVFKNLEVVNAGAFALVISGESKHLKVSSRNIPTLKYINSKRIACRDLLYNNNIIITEGALNEIIEQYKGVNKNAS, encoded by the coding sequence ATGAAAGCACTGAAGTATTCTGCAGAAGGAAAACAGATTGGGGAAGTAGAACTTCCACCTTCGATATTTAATAGCGTCGTGAGTGAAGGTGCTATATATGACGCTATCAAGGCCGAAAACGCCAATTTAAGAAGCGGAAACCATTCAACGAAAGATAGAAGTGAAGTGAGTGGTGGGGGTAAAAAACCCTGGGCTCAAAAAGGAACCGGTCGTGCCAGACAGGGTTCCAGCAGAGCACCGCACTGGACTGGTGGTGGTATTGTACACGGCCCTAAGAAAAGAGACTATTCCATTAAATTATCAAGAAACGTTAAACGCAAAGCAGTTGTCTCTATACTGAATAAAAAAGCAAGTGATTCGAGAATTAAAATTATCGAAGATTTGAAAATAGAAGAGTTCAGTACAAAAAAAGTTTTTAACGTTTTTAAAAATCTTGAAGTAGTAAATGCTGGTGCTTTTGCCCTGGTTATAAGCGGAGAAAGTAAGCATTTAAAAGTTTCCTCAAGAAACATTCCTACTTTGAAGTATATCAATTCAAAACGAATAGCCTGTAGAGATTTATTATATAACAATAATATAATTATTACAGAAGGTGCTCTGAATGAAATAATAGAGCAATATAAAGGGGTGAATAAAAATGCATCTTGA
- the rplC gene encoding 50S ribosomal protein L3, translating into MSKGLIGRKLGMSHVYDETGAMVSVTVLEVGPCAVSQVKTVEKDGYSALQLAYGDVRESLLTYPEKQHLSKCGISPKRYLKEFKFEGNAPEAGSVIKASDIFSISDKVKVSGVTKGKGFQGVVKKHGFSGGPESHGSRFQRHPGSIGACSTPSRVFKGIKLPGRMGGVKRTVGNLKVVKIIEDKNIILVAGSVPGQNRSIVTITKQG; encoded by the coding sequence ATGAGTAAAGGTTTAATCGGAAGAAAACTTGGGATGTCTCACGTTTATGATGAGACCGGAGCAATGGTTTCCGTTACTGTACTTGAGGTAGGGCCCTGTGCTGTATCCCAGGTTAAAACTGTTGAAAAAGATGGCTACTCTGCATTACAACTTGCTTATGGAGATGTGAGAGAATCTTTACTCACTTACCCCGAAAAACAACACTTAAGTAAATGTGGAATTAGCCCTAAAAGATATTTGAAAGAATTTAAGTTTGAAGGTAACGCTCCGGAAGCCGGTTCTGTTATCAAAGCTTCTGATATATTTTCGATTTCTGATAAGGTGAAAGTTTCGGGTGTAACAAAAGGGAAAGGTTTTCAGGGTGTGGTTAAGAAGCATGGATTCAGCGGTGGTCCCGAATCTCATGGCTCCAGATTCCAGAGACACCCGGGTTCCATAGGAGCCTGTTCAACTCCATCCAGGGTATTTAAAGGAATTAAACTTCCCGGTAGAATGGGGGGAGTGAAAAGAACAGTTGGTAATCTGAAAGTAGTGAAAATTATTGAGGACAAGAACATCATCCTCGTAGCAGGTTCTGTCCCCGGTCAAAATAGATCGATTGTGACTATCACAAAACAGGGATAG
- the rpsJ gene encoding 30S ribosomal protein S10, translating into MAGQRIRVKLRSFDHRLIDQSTHEIVQTAKRTGATVSGPIPLPTKIERFTVLRSPHVNKKSREQFEMRTHKRLIDILDTNEDTVEALMKLQLPAGVSVDIKS; encoded by the coding sequence ATGGCAGGACAAAGAATTAGAGTAAAACTTCGTTCTTTTGATCACAGGTTGATTGACCAATCAACCCATGAGATCGTCCAAACAGCTAAAAGGACTGGGGCAACTGTCTCCGGTCCTATTCCTCTACCTACTAAGATAGAGAGATTTACTGTTTTGCGTTCTCCACATGTGAATAAGAAATCAAGAGAGCAATTTGAAATGAGAACTCATAAGAGGCTCATAGACATACTGGATACAAACGAAGATACGGTAGAAGCACTTATGAAGCTGCAACTACCTGCAGGCGTATCGGTTGACATAAAATCTTGA
- the tuf gene encoding elongation factor Tu — MAKEKFDRSKPHLNIGTIGHVDHGKTTLTAAITTTLAKAYGGKNKAVAYDQIDNAPEERERGITIATSHQEYETPNRHYAHVDCPGHADYVKNMITGAAQMDAAILVVSAPDGAMPQTKEHILLARQVGVPYIVVFLNKADQLGDDEREEMIELVTEEIRDLLKSYGFPKAGEPEIPIIHGSALKALEGDDSELGVKAVIKLMEAVDSYVPTPKRITDKPFLMPVEDVFSITGRGTVATGRVETGILKLNEEIEIVGIKDQTSKSVVTGIEMFRKLLDQAEAGDNIGALLRGVKKEDIERGQVLAKPGSITPHKKFTAEVYVLTKEEGGRHKPFFNKYRPQFYFRTTDITGEVLLPQGVEMVMPGDNVSVTVELIHKIAMDKGLKFAIREGGKTIGSGVVADIIE, encoded by the coding sequence ATGGCAAAAGAAAAATTTGATAGAAGTAAGCCACACTTAAATATTGGTACAATAGGTCACGTGGACCATGGAAAGACCACTCTGACAGCTGCTATTACAACAACACTGGCAAAAGCATACGGCGGTAAAAACAAAGCTGTTGCATATGACCAGATTGATAACGCTCCTGAAGAAAGAGAGAGAGGGATTACCATTGCAACTTCTCACCAGGAGTATGAAACTCCTAACAGGCACTACGCACACGTAGACTGTCCGGGACACGCTGACTATGTAAAAAACATGATTACCGGAGCTGCTCAGATGGATGCTGCGATACTTGTTGTATCTGCACCCGATGGAGCTATGCCCCAGACTAAAGAGCACATCCTTCTTGCAAGACAGGTAGGTGTTCCGTATATCGTTGTGTTCTTAAACAAAGCAGATCAGTTAGGTGACGATGAAAGAGAAGAAATGATCGAACTCGTTACAGAAGAGATTCGCGACTTATTAAAGTCTTACGGATTCCCGAAAGCAGGAGAGCCTGAAATTCCTATCATTCATGGTTCTGCTCTGAAAGCTCTCGAAGGAGACGATTCTGAGCTTGGAGTGAAAGCAGTAATTAAGCTTATGGAAGCTGTTGACAGTTATGTTCCAACTCCCAAAAGGATTACTGATAAACCTTTCCTTATGCCGGTAGAAGACGTTTTCTCTATTACAGGTCGTGGAACTGTAGCTACAGGTCGTGTGGAAACAGGTATCTTAAAACTGAACGAAGAAATTGAAATCGTTGGTATTAAAGACCAGACTTCAAAATCTGTTGTTACAGGTATCGAGATGTTCCGTAAACTTCTGGATCAAGCAGAAGCTGGGGATAACATCGGTGCTCTTCTTCGTGGTGTTAAAAAAGAAGATATCGAAAGAGGTCAGGTTCTGGCGAAGCCAGGTTCTATTACTCCGCACAAGAAGTTTACTGCTGAGGTATACGTTCTTACTAAAGAAGAGGGTGGACGTCATAAACCTTTCTTTAATAAGTATCGTCCGCAGTTCTATTTTAGAACTACTGACATTACCGGTGAAGTATTACTTCCACAGGGTGTAGAAATGGTTATGCCTGGAGATAACGTATCTGTTACTGTTGAATTAATTCATAAAATAGCAATGGATAAAGGGCTTAAATTCGCTATCCGTGAAGGTGGAAAAACCATCGGTTCCGGTGTAGTTGCGGATATAATTGAGTAA
- a CDS encoding GTP-binding protein, producing MKSVINIGIFAHIDAGKTTFTERILYEAGQIYAPGSIEDGTTESDVLPEEIRRGISILASVVSFPVGGSYVNLVDTPGHIDFHVQVDDSMPVVDLAIVLIDLISGIKSQTELILQKLNAIQIPYILFINKVDLFPTFEMIPDNIRSFFQKPLLSLFYRTEEGDVMNHTYGKENTPESVLIPFLEWSEELSEKYLENPEKLEEFAYKGLIEGFYISKFIPVFAGSAKQGLGIREFLSFLKYVKCKEVFYAENKLGCIFKKQIHPEYGKISYIRLYKTVKKGSEAFLYKRAFFLEDIRMPGLSGEVWLDEYPEGSVVISQNLSHARIGDYLYKKPETLNKELLGEDESRQFAVVLEPLREEYREKLLEGLDSLLWEDHGLRYKIEDATGQVELWGCGELHIEVSLNRLSQFVGKTFSYGNLKVVRYELIENIAKTSLNLEHSIYGGRDKSGVLEVIFEKTLDFNRSVIFDVNLSEELCSSVEAGFNEGLFSGLYGHGILGLRLRVISYTEPEILSEHRLSLLKIAVISGVKQLLKSGTVQVGPITLFEILAPEEFLGQVLAGVQICSAKITEVDSASDHVSYIKGEAPAEKMLGFASILRNMTKGKGTVSMVTRFDSKNFSYV from the coding sequence ATGAAATCTGTAATAAACATAGGCATTTTTGCGCATATCGATGCCGGAAAAACTACCTTTACAGAAAGGATTCTCTACGAAGCCGGTCAGATCTATGCACCGGGAAGTATAGAAGATGGAACAACGGAAAGTGATGTTCTTCCCGAAGAAATTCGCAGGGGAATTTCTATTTTGGCCTCGGTTGTTAGTTTTCCTGTTGGAGGGAGTTATGTAAATCTTGTAGATACGCCGGGGCATATTGATTTTCATGTGCAGGTAGATGACTCTATGCCGGTAGTGGATCTGGCCATTGTTTTAATCGATCTCATTTCAGGTATAAAATCCCAGACAGAACTCATTCTGCAAAAATTAAATGCAATCCAAATCCCCTATATTCTATTCATAAATAAGGTGGATTTATTTCCCACCTTCGAAATGATCCCGGATAATATACGTTCTTTTTTTCAAAAACCTCTTTTATCGCTATTTTACAGGACGGAGGAAGGGGATGTAATGAATCATACTTATGGAAAAGAAAACACTCCGGAAAGTGTCCTGATTCCCTTTTTAGAATGGAGTGAGGAACTAAGTGAGAAATACCTCGAAAACCCAGAAAAATTGGAAGAATTTGCTTATAAGGGCCTGATTGAAGGGTTTTATATATCAAAATTCATACCGGTATTTGCAGGAAGTGCGAAGCAGGGCCTCGGGATAAGAGAATTTTTAAGCTTCTTAAAATATGTGAAGTGCAAAGAAGTTTTTTACGCTGAAAATAAGCTCGGATGTATTTTTAAAAAGCAGATTCATCCGGAATACGGGAAGATTTCTTATATTCGACTGTATAAAACTGTAAAAAAGGGATCGGAAGCTTTTTTGTATAAACGCGCTTTTTTTCTGGAGGATATTCGAATGCCGGGACTTTCGGGGGAAGTCTGGCTGGATGAGTATCCGGAAGGTTCTGTCGTGATAAGCCAGAATCTGTCCCATGCCCGCATCGGGGATTATTTATATAAAAAGCCTGAAACTTTAAATAAAGAGCTATTAGGTGAGGATGAATCCCGACAGTTTGCTGTAGTTCTGGAGCCTTTGAGAGAAGAATACAGAGAAAAACTTTTGGAGGGACTGGATAGTCTGCTTTGGGAAGATCATGGTTTGCGTTATAAGATAGAGGATGCAACCGGTCAGGTGGAGCTATGGGGGTGTGGAGAGTTGCATATAGAGGTTTCTTTGAACCGTTTAAGTCAATTTGTAGGGAAAACTTTTTCTTATGGCAATTTAAAGGTTGTCAGATACGAGCTTATAGAAAACATTGCAAAAACATCCTTAAATCTGGAGCACTCCATTTACGGTGGAAGGGATAAAAGTGGAGTTTTAGAGGTTATTTTTGAAAAAACACTTGATTTTAACAGGTCGGTTATTTTTGATGTAAATCTCTCTGAGGAACTATGTTCTTCTGTAGAAGCTGGATTTAACGAGGGGCTATTCAGTGGTCTTTATGGCCATGGGATATTAGGACTTAGACTGAGAGTAATTTCCTATACAGAACCGGAAATTCTGAGTGAGCACAGGTTGAGTTTACTTAAGATTGCAGTGATAAGTGGTGTGAAACAACTTCTTAAAAGTGGCACGGTTCAGGTAGGTCCTATTACTCTTTTTGAAATTCTGGCACCGGAGGAATTTTTGGGGCAGGTGTTGGCCGGAGTTCAGATTTGTTCAGCGAAAATAACGGAAGTGGATTCTGCATCAGACCACGTTTCCTATATTAAAGGCGAAGCTCCTGCAGAAAAGATGCTTGGCTTCGCAAGCATTCTAAGAAACATGACAAAAGGTAAGGGAACTGTATCCATGGTTACCCGATTCGATTCAAAGAACTTTAGTTATGTTTAA